From the Trifolium pratense cultivar HEN17-A07 linkage group LG4, ARS_RC_1.1, whole genome shotgun sequence genome, the window GATAAATCTTTTAACAAAAACTACTCTATATAATTGTGGTGATAAATATTCAATTCAcaccaaaagaaattaaacataCATTTACCtcttaatgatttttttttaattaatattaatcatATCTCGTATATAAGAACAAAAATAACTATAACCTTCAAAATTAAACTATTAATTTTAAACCCTCGATCATCTAATCTAATTTGACAAATATCGTTGTTTCACTACatgattaatttaatttcaaatcAACGATTAAGATTAATGACCACGTAAACTCAAACTACAAGCAATCGCGATCCATAAACTTCTACTTAAAATATCTTAATTATAGTATGaaataattttcttataaaattcCATAAtcctctctctctttttcttaCTTTTCAAAAAGTTGGTAAGACATAGACACCCTTTGATTTGCTTATGTTTTACACTGAAAACACAATCACagaatctctctctctctctctcaattcattcattctttcATCTATGTACACTTCCCACCTCTTACTACTACTACCAAACCATGCAAATCACAAACCATGTGCCTTATTACATTTTTACCCCTCAAACATTTCTTAATTCACATCTTCATACCCCTCTCTCCAACAATTCAACACAAAAACAGAAACATCTTCTTTAACTTCTTATTCTCGTGTTCATGGCTTTTTCAAACAACATCGAAGCAATTTTACAATTTCTAAGAAAAAATGGATTATCAGAAGCAGAATCTGCTCTCAAACAAGACATCAttgaaaacaacaacaacaacactcaTGTTGAATttgatgttgatgttgatgttgCTTCCTTTGACTACGAGAAATTCTTCTTTCCTATGGTTCCTCCTCCTCCTAAAGTTAGAGTCCGATCATTTTCACGGCCGCCGGAGTTTGTCTCCGGCGACGGTCAATTCTTCAAATCCAACTCTGTTTCTTCTGATGAACAGTTTGTTAGCATCGGTTCTTATACTTCTCGTTCTCGTGTTTCTTCTTCAGGTAATcaacttttcattttcaataatCGATTATTTTATGATTATGCTTAATTGCTTGTATtgatcaataattaataatcaatTATTACTCTGTGTTTAGTGTAATACTAGTCATTATGCTCTGTTTTTTACTCTCTGATTTTTTATTAAGTTGAAGAAAGAGCTTAATTGAGATTTTATTGAATATTCAATGTTTAGTTAGATCATTTCAGAATTTTAACGTTACTTTCTGCAATTTGTGCATTTGGATCGCGTAATTGATTGACCGAATTTGAATTAATTGAATGTtgtaatttgaattttagtatTCAAAATTATTCGTAATTcatgtttatatttatatgatctgcatttatttttttctttaattgaatttatgttTCAAATCAAGTGCATAGAAGTTTGCTTAAAATTTGAATGTAGTTTTTtcatatattcaattaattaatgttgaaaATTTGTAACGCATAAAAATAGGGTATAGTATAACCTAGTTTTTTGTGTGTGCAGAATTCATCAATCCATATGGAATCAATTCATCATCTCAGACTTTGAATGATTCTGAATCTTCATCGGATAGATTGTCACAATTCGGCACAGCGCGTGATTATCACGATTTCGATATGCAACATGAACCATATTGGTATAATGAaaacgatgatgatgatttcaTGACTCCTGATTTTGAAGGACCGGATTTCTTTGCGTGTCAAAGTGAAGATAAGTTCGTTACAGAAAAAAACTACGAAGAAATTCGATTAATGGGAAATGAGGGTTACATGGACAAGCCGATGAAACCTTGCATTTGTAATCACTCATCTGTAAGTGATGAAAATGTGAATTATTCGAAAGATTACTGTCATGAGTCCGAGAAAGATGGTGTTGTGCATAATTGTGATGTTCCGTTTTGCAAAAGCAGTCCGGTTTCGGTTGGTTCTTGTAGCGAAGATCCTATAAACTTTAGCTACCCTAATTTGAAGGAAATTGATCTGAATGATTTTCATCTGAAGGATATTATTAAGTCTTTCGATTCTGCTCCATTGCTTACCGTGAAACAAAGTTTCGATTGCTACACTAAAAATGATAGTGGTGAGAGGTACAAGGATCCCTATGACTTAACTATCGATGTTGCTGAAACAGATCTACCGAATGGGATTGACGCCTATGAAGTAAGAGATGGTCAAGAGTTGAGTGAAGAATTACATGTTCCAGAGGTTGCTACAGATGGAgaggataataataataataatactgatGATGAACTCTTAAAATACATTCAAGACGATGAATACGAAGTATTTGAGCTAAGAGTTGTTCATAGAAAGAACAGGTTTGTTAGACAATGATCTTCTGTCAGGAACTTTCATTTCTACAATTCTACATAATATTATCGATATTGTTGGTgaataaattgattttgaatgtgTAGAAACTAGGAGTTGATAAAATTTGATATCAAATGCTACTTTATCAGCTTttacttttcttatttttagccctttaacttttcttttttggCATTCATTAAGTTCATGATGATTTTGACCTAACATTAATCACTTTTTCTCTTTCagtattttgaatttaatttactaTAGTTTATTATTGCACTTACAGGACCGGATttgaagaaaacaaagaagTGCCAATTGTGATAAATTCAGTCATGGCGGGCAGGTACTACATAACAGAATATCTCGGTTCGGCTGCCTTTAGTAGGGTTGTTCAAGCTCACGATCTTCAGATGGGAATCGATGTTTGTTTGAAGATTATTAAAAATGACAAGGATTTCTTTGACCAAAGTCTAGATGAAATCAAGCTTCTGAAACTGGTCAATAAGCACGACCCCAGAGATAAACACCATATATTGCGTCTTTATGACTATTTCTACCATCAGGTATGTTATATAACGGCTGGATCGATTTCATATTAGGTATGCAAATTTCATTTAGTTCAAACTAAATCATGCATACAATCAAGATTACAGATCAATGAAATCTTTCAACATTAAGTTGACTTATCTTGAATGAAATCTTCACAGGAGCATTTATTCATTGTGACCGAACTTCTGCGTGCGAACTTGtatgaatttcaaaaatttaaccAAGAATCTGGAGGGGAAGCATATTTTACATTACACAGATTGCAGGTTTGTTCAACTAGACTAATAACTTATGCACCTATTCGACATTGTTGCTTATTCGGTTGTTAAGTCGTCAATTTGAATAGATGAATAGATTTTGTTGTCAGAAATCGAGAAATTTTGAAGGCACGGTGATCAGGGTTGTATTGTTATACTTCTTTGCAGCTCATTACTCGACAATGTTTGGAGGCATTGCAATATTTGCATAACTTGGGAATTGTTCACTGTGACTTGAAGCCAGAAAACATTCTAATCAAAAGTTACAAAAAATGTGAAGTAAAGATTATTGATCTCGGAAGCAGTTGCTTTAAAACAGACAATCTGTGCCTATATGTACAATCCCGATCCTATAGAGCTCCTGAAGTGATGTTAGGCCTTCAATATGATGAAAAGATTGATATATGGTCACTCGGCTGTATTTTGGCTGAGCTATGCTCCGGTGAAGTACGTTCTAATTTTCATTTCTTATGATATTAATGAATTACATCTCTCTATGAtagaattttgattttctttcataAAGTTCAATCTGATTTTCAGTTTGGTAAAGCTAATATAGTTAAGGAATAATTTACTTTCAAAGATTTCTGTTATTTATTTGttgattttatgttatttttttctgCTCTAGGTGCTATTTCCAAATGACTCAGTTGTGATGATTCTCGCGCGCATGATTGGAATGTTTGGTCCTTTTGATATGGAGATGTTGGTGAAAGGGCAGGAAACGCACAAGTATTTCACCAAAGAGTATGACATTTACTTTGTGAATGAGGTTTGTGTCCCTTTAGCTGTTcctttttttaatcatattgtTAACatatttcatttgtttttattcATGATATTGcaagttcaaaaaaaaatttcatgttgCTTCCGTATTCAGGTCTCATTGTTTCGTTTATTTGAAGGTGAAAAAGCAGAACAATGTTCTCATATTTCTGAAAGCATTGGTTTGCTAAAATCGAGTTAAACTCTTGAACTAGTTACCTTTTTATACAATGACAAAACCTTATTAATCCACATTGTgctcaatttcaaattttaccATCATTGTAGTGAATGAAAATCCACAATTTGATTAAAATGATAGTGAAAAAAAAACTCGGATTAATATGCACGATTTGAGTGTGAAGATGTACTTGAAGAGGGACAACATAGTTGGTCCAGATAGTAACGAGTTTGGTTTTCCTTAAACAAAGTCTCAAATTTGAGTCAAgtggataaaaaaaataggcatCAGGGAGAGTCACGCCCTCCTATGTGGGGCCACCTTACTCGACTCGGAttataccaaaaaagaaaatatagtaTACATTTCTATTGGTTATTCTCAGGAAAGAAAACATTTGCCTTAGATTTATCAGCAAAACCAAATCATCTATTCATATTCCATTTGTTCTCAACTAATCTTTAACAATATGTACTCAATATGCACTCAGGAGACAGATCAACTAGAGTACATAATTCCAGAAGAATCGTCATTGGAGCAGCACCTACAGATCACTGATATTATGTTTATCGACTTTGTCAGTTACTTGCTTACTATCAACCCCAAAAGAAGACCTACTGCAAGACAGGCACTAAAACATCCATGGCTTTCTTATGATTACACTTCCATGTAACATTCATTCTCTGGTGTGAAGATTCAATAATTCTGTTGGAGTTGTCAATGAGTCTCTTCAGCTTTTTTTGCAAATTTTGCAATcacaattttggtttgtttaaTTTACTGTGTCatgttgtatatttttttttgttctatgCATATTATTAACAGTTTGTTCTTTGTACAGAATTCTTCCCATATTTTTTTGCCTTTCATGAATTGGAAGGATTGAGCATTACCATAATAACAATTTGATGTCACCTTTTACAATCTAACACAAGTCACATAATACAGTATTTCCTTGAATTCATTGCATTTCTTGTATACTTAATTTGGCTTCATTGTGAAAGCTatgtttctttcaaaaaaaagttaaaatatttgatgttgaTCGTAGCTACTTCGAAATTCACATACATAATTGGTTGTGATGCagtataaatttttatgtataagaGCATCTTCAATAGACATAATATTACTAAATCACTTTGGACAATTTACGTCTGATTGTGGTTTTCTCTTCCCCCatcatgaatcttttatacccctaatatttcaattttgcccttgtagaaaaattcggtttgcagaaaccgaattttttctagtgcaaattcagagtaaatttcggtttttagaaaccgaaatttattttcaaggcaaaaaaaaacttcggtttctatgaaccgaagttttttcaagggcaaaattggaaactcaggggataaaagattcacgggaggTGGGTAGAGAAAACATCCGTCTGATTTAGTGGAGTTCCAATGTATCACATCAAATTTATACGACCCACAATATTGTTACTCGAACTAACTGTTATATAGTGTTTGAAACTTAATGAAAAAACCCTTGTCATAGATtctctaaaaaaagaaaatttgccTGTGAACTGAATGATAAAATACCACAAACTCACACAAATAGAAAATTCAGATTTGAACCCAAATTACCAAAATATCTTACCTAACGGTTTCCACATTTTGCTAGTTGAGTTAGAACATACGAATGACACAATTATGATTTTAAAGTTAAGCAATTATCTTGAGTCTTAGAACCAATTAACTTCAATTTCATCTACAtttagtcaacaaaaaaaaaaacatcaagtTCATCTACATAAAattcttaaatttattttatacattTAAGTAAAAGCAAAAGATAAATTTCAAgaaattgtgtgtgtgtgtgtgtgtgtgtgtgtgttgttttcaaatttcaaagttGTATTAATTACTTTATGTCAATTATCTTGGTATCCCCTTCAATTATTTGAAACATATACTAGTATACATTAATGAAGAAATTCAGTAAATGGTGAATAAGACGCAAAACTAATTTTGAATTTGCAGAATATAACATAGTATTAAAGACACTTTTATAATACCCGAGGGACATAAATCttgaggaaaagaaaaaaagcaaaaacaataataatataaaaggaAAAATCTAAATTAATAAAGTGTGATGTTTTCTGATCCTAGaacatatattataaatatacatatattaagACATTAAAATAACTTAAGAAACCCTAATAATGACAAGGATCAACTCTTAGCCAACATCAGTTGTACAAGAGACGACCTATATCGATTATGAGCAATATTCAAGTTGTGAATCTGTCAAGCAAGAATTTGATAAATTGCAAAAAGATAATCTCTAGATTCATCATCTACCACTACATCATTCCAAAGACCAACATGTATACATCAGTAATTACATTCACATGTTGCATCTCTCTCAAAATCTTGTCAGCACCATTGGCTACATATTTGATACCAGTAATAGTTTTTTTAGCATCTATATACATCTTACTAGAGGGATAAGGTTCCAACATCATATTCTAGTTGTAGAATTATGTTTCTTGAGTTAGAAGAAATGTCAAAGACTTCATGAGTAAAATCATTAAGAGACTCAGTAGCACATGCACCACCTCATGCTTCAATAACGCTATTCACTTATGGAACATTAAAGTCAACCTTAAACCCAATACTTTCATAATTGGTAAACCTTAAACCCTCACAATGTTGTTGTAAATTGGGTGTACCTTGATGAGGGCCCACTTTTAGACTTTGGAACCAATTTTACTAACAATTGGCACTTCCTTTACTGATTTAACTCTTTGCTTGActggttccttaaagaaatcATGTGCCTTGTTGTACACTCCTCAAGAGTGTGACCAATGCATTGACAAAAAGAACAGAAAGAGGGCaagttttcaaatttcaaattaacaGTAAAAGAGTAACCTACTCTTTGTACCAGTATTTGATGGTataattttttagataaatCAATCTCCACGAGAACACGAGCATAATGACCAAAACCAGAAGAACGATCACTTGTACGTTCATCCAGACAGATGGGAACTCCAACTCCTCCAGcaatagaaaacaaaattttgggACGCCAATATTCTTGCGGAAGCCCTAAAATCCTAACCCAACATCGAGTATGAGTTTGTTGTTGCTTGTTATGATTAAAGTTTGGGGTCCGTTGGGAGAGAGGTAAAATATCTGACTTCAAAGACCTAGATTTATGAGGCAAATCTCTTATGGGATCTTCTTTCGAAGAGAAAGAAAACTCATTCTTCCGGTCAATTATCTGAAAAagtatagaaataaaaaaaattaagttttgcTTTCATAAACTTGGTAATAAGCACATACTATTGAGATCTGTTTTTGTTAATGATacgataaaatttatgtaaCAAGATCCCAAAACAAccttataattataagtaaaatattACCTGGTCTCCATAGCTAAAATATGATCCAGGAGGAAAAGTAATATATTCCTTTTCTTTGGTGGAACTAGTTCCATTCTCACAAGCTTTGGGATCCCAACTCCATGGAGTGAGAAACGAATTATCTTTCTCAAGGAAAGATGTGAGTCTTGCATTAACATATCCATGTTTATCCATCATAGAATATTTGCACTTTCTTGATTTGCTTCTTTTTCCTCAATGATATTGTTTCTAAATTTGCTGGCAAAGACTAATACAATTTCATTAGATGGATGAAACTACCCAAGTGTATTTATATTAAAAGATATAGATGGtgcaattataaaaaataaaagaataaagaaaaagcaaaaataTTAGGGTTCTAATAATATGAATTGCATACAAAAGATTAATAGTACTACTCTCTATTTATACAGATAAACCGACTCAAACATAAATCtagatcaaataataataatatggatAAAATATGGGGCAAATTGGAAAGTTGGAAGGAGAAAAACCTCTCCTTTGCTGGTAGAGGGGTGTTGATTAGAGCAGTTGCCTAAGCTATTCCGACCTATGTGATGAGTTGTTTCCTCATCCCTCAATCTATTTGCAACAAAAATGAGAACGCCATTTGTAGGTTCTGGTGGGGTGGTGATGACAAACATAGGAAGATCCATTGGAAAAGAAAAGAGTGTCTCTTTAAGCCTAAATTTGAAGAAGGACTGGGTTTTAGATGGTTTAGAATCTTTAACGAGGCTCTTTTGGCCAAGCAAGTTTGAAGGATGCACATGTTCCCTGACTCTCTCATTGCAAGAGTTTACAAAGCTAAATACTACCCCAATACCGAGATCCTTCAAAGTTTTCTAGGCAACAAACCCAGTTTTGCTTAAGTATTAATCATGCAAAATGGCTTATTAGCAAAGGCAACGGTGGAGAATTGGAAAcggtatttctttttttttcttcgtcaAGT encodes:
- the LOC123924133 gene encoding serine/threonine-protein kinase PAK 2-like; protein product: MAFSNNIEAILQFLRKNGLSEAESALKQDIIENNNNNTHVEFDVDVDVASFDYEKFFFPMVPPPPKVRVRSFSRPPEFVSGDGQFFKSNSVSSDEQFVSIGSYTSRSRVSSSEFINPYGINSSSQTLNDSESSSDRLSQFGTARDYHDFDMQHEPYWYNENDDDDFMTPDFEGPDFFACQSEDKFVTEKNYEEIRLMGNEGYMDKPMKPCICNHSSVSDENVNYSKDYCHESEKDGVVHNCDVPFCKSSPVSVGSCSEDPINFSYPNLKEIDLNDFHLKDIIKSFDSAPLLTVKQSFDCYTKNDSGERYKDPYDLTIDVAETDLPNGIDAYEVRDGQELSEELHVPEVATDGEDNNNNNTDDELLKYIQDDEYEVFELRVVHRKNRTGFEENKEVPIVINSVMAGRYYITEYLGSAAFSRVVQAHDLQMGIDVCLKIIKNDKDFFDQSLDEIKLLKLVNKHDPRDKHHILRLYDYFYHQEHLFIVTELLRANLYEFQKFNQESGGEAYFTLHRLQLITRQCLEALQYLHNLGIVHCDLKPENILIKSYKKCEVKIIDLGSSCFKTDNLCLYVQSRSYRAPEVMLGLQYDEKIDIWSLGCILAELCSGEVLFPNDSVVMILARMIGMFGPFDMEMLVKGQETHKYFTKEYDIYFVNEETDQLEYIIPEESSLEQHLQITDIMFIDFVSYLLTINPKRRPTARQALKHPWLSYDYTSM
- the LOC123924134 gene encoding uncharacterized protein LOC123924134; the encoded protein is MMDKHGYVNARLTSFLEKDNSFLTPWSWDPKACENGTSSTKEKEYITFPPGSYFSYGDQIIDRKNEFSFSSKEDPIRDLPHKSRSLKSDILPLSQRTPNFNHNKQQQTHTRCWVRILGLPQEYWRPKILFSIAGGVGVPICLDERTSDRSSGFGHYARVLVEIDLSKKLYHQILVQRVGYSFTVNLKFENLPSFCSFCQCIGHTLEECTTRHMISLRNQSSKELNQ